A single genomic interval of Primulina huaijiensis isolate GDHJ02 chromosome 7, ASM1229523v2, whole genome shotgun sequence harbors:
- the LOC140980888 gene encoding actin-depolymerizing factor 3-like gives MANSASGMAVHDDCKLKFMELKTKRTHRFIVYKIEEKQKQVMVEKLGEPGQTYDDFITLLPADECRYAVFDFEFLTKENVPKSRIFFIAWAPDTAKVRNKMIYASSKDRFKRELDGIQIELQATDPSEMDLDVFKSRAN, from the exons ATG GCTAATTCAGCATCCGGAATGGCAGTGCATGATGACTGCAAACTAAAATTTATGGAGTTGAAAACTAAAAGGACACATCGTTTCATTGTCTACAAGATTGAGGAAAAGCAAAAACAAGTTATGGTGGAAAAGCTCGGTGAACCTGGGCAAACTTATGATGACTTCATCACACTCCTTCCTGCTGATGAATGCAGATACGCGGTCTTTGACTTCGAATTTCTTACCAAAGAGAATGTCCCGAAGAGCAGGATTTTCTTTATCGCGTG GGCCCCTGATACTGCGAAGGTCCGGAACAAAATGATCTATGCTAGTTCCAAGGACAGGTTCAAGAGGGAATTAGATGGCATCCAGATAGAGCTGCAAGCAACCGATCCATCTGAGATGGACCTTGATGTCTTCAAAAGTCGTGCAAACTAA